A window of the Fulvia fulva chromosome 3, complete sequence genome harbors these coding sequences:
- a CDS encoding Papain inhibitor gives MKVSTIIATVVGLASASVSKRQGTGRLTFQNSDSPGVGACGSALSGDAVAVSECLWTAANPNADPLCGRKINMVSNGVTVQGTILDKQPGSCAPGNAEVLPNAFVKFGYSLDQGVAEVSWGFA, from the exons ATGAAGGTCTCCACCATCATCGCCACCGTCGTTGGCCTCGCCAGTGCCTCGGTCAGCAAGCG CCAGGGTACCGGCCGCCTCACATTCCAGAACTCTGACAGCCCAGGCGTTGGTGCTTGCGGCAGCGCCCTCTCCGGCGACGCTGTCGCCGTCTCCGAGTGCCTGTGGACCGCTGCCAACCCAAATGCCGACCCACTGTGCGGCCGCAAGATCAACATGGTCTCGAACGGTGTCACCGTCCAGGGCACCATTCTTGACAAGCAGCCAGGCTCTTGCGCACCAGGCAATGCCGAAGTCCTTCCTAACGCCTTCGTCAAGTTCGGCTACTCGCTCGACCAGGGCGTCGCCGAGGTCAGCTGGGGCTTTGCCTAA